From Cellulosimicrobium sp. ES-005, one genomic window encodes:
- a CDS encoding aldose 1-epimerase encodes MTSATVCSNAFSVASDTTPAVPAARLHHPSGAELVVALRGAAVLAWRAPWRGADGTVQVEDLVDGYADETEVAAHDAARSALMAPFVNRLSGGEYVFDGARHRVPPVLPWEPLTMHGFARTLDWTVVDRGEDPAQPADGDPARPVSVVLRASVARDAHAGYPFALALEVEYVLDAGSLGVALRARNVGATAAPVALGWHPYLRVPGHDTIDRLELTVPARRAVVTDAGLLPLAGADAFGAIDGVGPLPLAGVRLDHAFGGLRTDADGRARTLVRDPATGQGLAVWQDRGLVHVYTGDGLARRERAAVAIEPVETLTDAFNRPDCAADVRLEPGDVREFAFGVEVLA; translated from the coding sequence GTGACTTCTGCAACGGTTTGCAGCAACGCTTTCAGCGTCGCGAGCGACACGACCCCGGCCGTCCCCGCGGCGCGCCTGCACCACCCGTCCGGGGCCGAGCTCGTCGTGGCGCTGCGCGGTGCCGCCGTGCTCGCGTGGCGCGCACCGTGGCGCGGGGCCGACGGGACCGTGCAGGTGGAGGACCTCGTCGACGGGTACGCCGACGAGACGGAGGTCGCCGCGCACGACGCCGCACGGTCCGCGCTCATGGCGCCGTTCGTCAACCGCCTCTCCGGCGGGGAGTACGTGTTCGACGGCGCACGGCACCGCGTGCCCCCCGTCCTGCCGTGGGAGCCCCTCACCATGCACGGGTTCGCCCGCACGCTCGACTGGACGGTCGTGGACCGGGGCGAGGACCCCGCGCAGCCCGCAGACGGGGACCCGGCGCGACCGGTGTCGGTCGTGCTCCGCGCGTCCGTCGCCCGTGACGCGCACGCGGGGTACCCCTTCGCGCTCGCCCTCGAGGTCGAGTACGTGCTCGACGCGGGCTCGCTGGGCGTCGCGCTGCGGGCCCGCAACGTCGGCGCGACCGCCGCGCCCGTCGCCCTGGGCTGGCACCCGTACCTGCGCGTCCCGGGCCACGACACGATCGACCGGCTCGAGCTCACGGTCCCGGCGCGCCGCGCCGTCGTGACCGACGCCGGGCTGCTCCCGCTCGCGGGGGCGGACGCGTTCGGCGCGATCGACGGCGTCGGACCGCTGCCGCTCGCCGGCGTGCGGCTCGACCACGCGTTCGGCGGCCTGCGCACCGACGCCGACGGCCGCGCGCGGACCCTCGTGCGCGACCCCGCGACGGGACAGGGGCTCGCCGTGTGGCAGGACCGCGGGCTCGTCCACGTCTACACGGGCGACGGCCTGGCGCGCCGCGAGCGGGCCGCCGTCGCGATCGAGCCCGTCGAGACCCTGACCGACGCGTTCAACCGCCCCGACTGCGCGGCGGACGTCCGGCTGGAGCCGGGGGACGTGCGGGAGTTCGCGTTCGGGGTCGAGGTCCTGGCGTGA
- a CDS encoding ABC transporter substrate-binding protein produces the protein MRRLRPRPAVLTAVTAVAALTLTACSSGGSDGGDAASPSGSASGDATQCEPGALPTLTDGVLTVGAGEAYAPWYIGEHDSGEGFESALIYAVADRLGYAADDVVWETVTFEQIISPAVKPFDVAAYQTSITDERKQAVDFSSPYLTTRQGVIVMEDGPYAGATTLAELDGARIGVTAAQTSLTLAEAAWGEDADISPYNAAGDGMQALQSGTIDAMVMDVDQGVAASTEYFPDSVVIGTLPDQGVVEQYGLVLDLDSALTDCVTQAVDELEADGTLAELRTTWLKSDDIPVLE, from the coding sequence ATGCGCCGTCTGCGTCCCCGTCCCGCCGTCCTCACCGCCGTCACGGCGGTCGCCGCGCTCACGCTGACGGCCTGTTCCTCGGGAGGCTCCGACGGCGGCGACGCCGCGAGCCCGAGCGGCAGCGCCTCGGGCGACGCCACGCAGTGCGAGCCCGGCGCGCTCCCGACGCTCACCGACGGCGTGCTGACCGTCGGCGCGGGCGAGGCGTACGCGCCGTGGTACATCGGCGAGCACGACTCGGGCGAGGGCTTCGAGTCGGCGCTCATCTACGCGGTCGCGGACCGCCTCGGCTACGCGGCCGACGACGTCGTCTGGGAGACCGTGACGTTCGAGCAGATCATCAGCCCGGCCGTGAAGCCGTTCGACGTCGCCGCCTACCAGACGTCGATCACCGACGAGCGCAAGCAGGCCGTCGACTTCTCCAGCCCGTACCTCACGACGCGCCAGGGCGTCATCGTCATGGAGGACGGCCCCTACGCGGGTGCGACGACGCTCGCCGAGCTCGACGGCGCGCGCATCGGCGTGACGGCCGCGCAGACGAGCCTCACGCTCGCGGAGGCCGCGTGGGGCGAGGACGCGGACATCTCGCCGTACAACGCGGCGGGCGACGGCATGCAGGCGCTCCAGTCCGGCACGATCGACGCGATGGTCATGGACGTCGACCAGGGCGTCGCGGCCTCGACCGAGTACTTCCCGGACTCCGTGGTCATCGGCACGCTGCCGGACCAGGGCGTCGTCGAGCAGTACGGGCTCGTGCTCGACCTCGACTCCGCGCTGACCGACTGCGTGACCCAGGCCGTGGACGAGCTCGAGGCCGACGGCACGCTCGCCGAGCTGCGCACGACCTGGCTCAAGTCGGACGACATCCCCGTCCTCGAGTGA
- a CDS encoding amino acid ABC transporter permease: MTVPDDARPPGRAGTPDGGPGVAWTPSPLALDRAAFRRAQRRRSLLVALASTVLVVAAVVLVVVNAPGWERARTAFFDPAMAWESLPAILEGLWLNLRVWVVAGVVGTLLGLGLAIARTSRIPALFPLRAFAIGYVDLFRGVPLLLVLLLVGFGLPALRLEWLPTSGAFLGALAIVLTYTAYLAEVFRAGIESVHPSQVAAARSLGLTRAQTTRRVVLPQAVRNVTAPLANNLVSLQKDSGLISVLGAVDAIRAAQIATTGSYNFTPYVVAGILFFLVSFPLTRAVDAYQARRGWGRSLATVSGAGDIR; this comes from the coding sequence GTGACCGTGCCCGACGACGCGCGCCCGCCCGGGCGGGCCGGGACGCCCGACGGCGGCCCGGGGGTCGCGTGGACGCCGTCGCCGCTCGCGCTCGACCGCGCGGCGTTCCGGCGCGCCCAGCGCCGCCGCTCGCTCCTCGTGGCGCTCGCGAGCACGGTGCTCGTCGTCGCGGCGGTCGTGCTCGTCGTCGTCAACGCGCCCGGCTGGGAGCGCGCGCGGACCGCGTTCTTCGACCCGGCGATGGCGTGGGAGTCGCTGCCCGCGATCCTCGAGGGGCTGTGGCTCAACCTGCGCGTGTGGGTCGTCGCGGGCGTCGTCGGCACGCTGCTGGGGCTCGGGCTGGCGATCGCGCGCACGAGCCGCATCCCCGCGCTCTTCCCGCTGCGCGCGTTCGCGATCGGCTACGTCGACCTGTTCCGTGGGGTGCCGCTCCTGCTCGTCCTGCTGCTCGTGGGCTTCGGGCTGCCCGCGCTGCGCCTGGAGTGGCTGCCGACGTCGGGCGCGTTCCTCGGGGCGCTCGCGATCGTCCTCACGTACACCGCGTACCTCGCCGAGGTGTTCCGCGCGGGCATCGAGTCGGTGCACCCGTCGCAGGTCGCGGCCGCGCGCTCGCTCGGCCTGACCCGCGCGCAGACGACCCGCCGCGTCGTGCTGCCGCAGGCCGTGCGCAACGTCACCGCGCCGCTCGCGAACAACCTCGTCTCGCTCCAGAAGGACTCGGGCCTCATCTCGGTGCTCGGCGCGGTCGACGCGATCCGCGCGGCGCAGATCGCGACGACGGGGAGCTACAACTTCACGCCGTACGTCGTCGCGGGGATCCTGTTCTTCCTCGTGTCGTTCCCGCTGACGCGGGCGGTCGACGCGTACCAGGCGCGCCGCGGTTGGGGCCGGTCGCTCGCGACCGTGAGCGGGGCGGGGGACATCCGATGA
- a CDS encoding amino acid ABC transporter ATP-binding protein translates to MSASVRPPGATRQDAGPDHLLSLRGVRKTFPAAGVPGGRRVVLDGIDLDVDAHRCVVLVGSSGSGKSTLLRVVNLLDEVDDGQILLDGEDVADPRLDANRVRARMGMVFQAYNLFPHLTVLDNVTLAPRLVHRRARAEAEAAAVEMLGRVGLGHKVRAYPDQLSGGEQQRAAIARALVNGPELLLLDEVTSALDPELVGEVLDLLAELRAEGRTMVVATHEMGFARRVADEVCFLHEGRVHERGTPDQVLGDPQRERTREFLRRLHA, encoded by the coding sequence ATGAGCGCGTCCGTCCGGCCGCCCGGCGCGACCCGCCAGGACGCGGGCCCGGACCACCTGCTGTCGCTGCGCGGGGTCCGCAAGACCTTTCCCGCCGCGGGCGTCCCGGGCGGGCGGCGTGTGGTGCTCGATGGCATCGACCTCGACGTCGACGCGCACCGGTGCGTCGTGCTGGTGGGGTCCTCCGGCTCGGGCAAGTCCACGCTCCTGCGCGTGGTCAACCTCCTCGACGAGGTCGATGACGGCCAGATCCTGCTCGACGGCGAGGACGTCGCGGACCCGCGCCTCGACGCCAACCGGGTCCGGGCGCGCATGGGCATGGTCTTCCAGGCCTACAACCTCTTCCCGCACCTCACGGTGCTCGACAACGTGACGCTCGCGCCGCGCCTCGTCCACCGGCGGGCGCGCGCGGAGGCGGAGGCGGCGGCCGTCGAGATGCTGGGCCGGGTCGGCCTGGGGCACAAGGTGAGGGCGTACCCCGACCAGCTCTCGGGCGGCGAGCAGCAGCGGGCGGCCATCGCGCGCGCCCTCGTCAACGGGCCGGAGCTCCTCCTGCTCGACGAGGTGACCTCGGCGCTCGACCCCGAGCTCGTCGGCGAGGTGCTCGACCTCCTCGCCGAGCTGCGGGCGGAGGGCCGCACGATGGTCGTCGCGACGCACGAGATGGGCTTCGCCCGCCGCGTCGCCGACGAGGTCTGCTTCCTCCACGAGGGCCGCGTCCACGAGCGCGGCACCCCGGATCAGGTGCTCGGCGACCCACAGCGCGAGCGCACCCGCGAGTTCCTCCGCCGCCTCCACGCATGA
- a CDS encoding hemerythrin domain-containing protein — MAWYDEMQTVHGRLRRALALVREAAAEADEPPGSRRPGADPPPGARPGAGTRVAAHDRPARDGGAQGAGHDPAPATDLLVWCRGFCTALTRHHTAEDAVLFPELERRHPDLAGVLRRLRQDHGMIAYLVADLEHALDRTTDPEASRDAVGRHLDGVGAIMESHFRYEERALGGVLAALDLVASRDDVLGPL, encoded by the coding sequence GTGGCCTGGTACGACGAGATGCAGACGGTGCACGGGCGGCTGAGGCGCGCGTTGGCGCTGGTGCGCGAGGCGGCAGCCGAGGCGGACGAACCGCCCGGCTCTCGGCGACCCGGAGCAGACCCGCCCCCTGGGGCGCGACCCGGCGCCGGGACGAGGGTCGCAGCGCACGACCGCCCGGCACGGGACGGCGGGGCGCAGGGGGCCGGGCACGACCCGGCGCCCGCCACGGACCTTCTCGTGTGGTGCCGCGGGTTCTGCACCGCGCTCACGCGCCACCACACCGCCGAGGACGCCGTGCTCTTCCCCGAGCTGGAGCGTCGCCATCCCGACCTGGCCGGCGTGCTGCGGCGCCTGCGCCAGGACCACGGGATGATCGCGTACCTCGTCGCCGACCTCGAGCACGCGCTCGACCGGACGACGGACCCTGAGGCGTCGCGCGACGCCGTCGGGCGTCACCTCGACGGAGTGGGCGCGATCATGGAGTCGCACTTCCGGTACGAGGAGCGCGCGCTCGGCGGCGTCCTCGCCGCGCTCGACCTCGTGGCGTCGCGCGACGACGTGCTCGGTCCGCTCTGA
- a CDS encoding serine/threonine-protein kinase, translated as MPGPEQSVLPAATDDDTHPSPPSPAPLPRRPVRQVPASGDRRGPFTLGEVLGHGGFAHVYRATDAGGAEVAVKVLTGLQEGSRERFTQEARLLEAVGGRGFPAFVRSGLDDDQPWFAMELVPGTTLREQVRASGPLDGRQALRLASQVAEALLVLQEQHCVHRDLKPANIMVDGDRAVLIDLGIAKLFDTATSTQPVGTLAYMAPELFARRVHPRSDVYALGLLLIFASTGVVPADLNFLGRDLEAEDLVREVPDDLVGVPAGTELAPSPAELPEIDPHLQDLILSMTRYQPNHRPALESVAAVLRARLAGQVADDTLLLTQRIVADGATAAERALGPVAGLSAATGAPVRPGPPAEDAPTGTDAVVGRAREPWHALVYDATLMSVLAEVHGDGFDGAASEVIADHVASIGAHVADGRTPAELKDWLWQAMQWQAATPPAGHPDTLRGWRAYRRPPHVTPARPAPVVRVARLRTDEPDGVPARGAAGGAAGGAAGGRAWPVAVRRVSTLGRPPSGAAPAEPAPAAVAGTRVMDSPDLVATQVGRPVPPSVPPRRSPVQHLGPTPRSARPRITGAAVTSAPAPQPSVAQQTAPAFPASPQQPAAPTAGASSRSRASSRSAASSRSAASSPVDRSRIGGALLRALPRLLAVLAVLRTLWLVPDGAARRSAPFIPLPPQLLENLRVSVDLAPLVDGPVLALAALAVAVVLRVAGRRTWVWPYALLASASVVATAVLVLRG; from the coding sequence ATGCCCGGCCCCGAGCAGTCCGTCCTCCCGGCGGCGACCGACGACGACACCCACCCGAGCCCGCCGTCGCCCGCGCCGCTGCCCCGGCGACCCGTCCGGCAGGTGCCGGCGAGCGGTGACCGCCGGGGCCCGTTCACCCTCGGCGAGGTGCTCGGGCACGGCGGGTTCGCGCACGTCTACCGTGCCACGGACGCGGGCGGCGCGGAGGTGGCTGTGAAGGTGCTCACGGGCCTGCAGGAGGGCTCGCGCGAGCGCTTCACGCAGGAGGCGCGCCTGCTGGAGGCCGTGGGCGGACGCGGCTTCCCCGCGTTCGTGCGCTCGGGTCTGGACGACGACCAGCCGTGGTTCGCCATGGAGCTGGTACCGGGCACCACGCTGCGCGAGCAGGTCCGCGCGTCGGGCCCGCTGGACGGGCGGCAGGCGCTGCGGCTGGCCTCGCAGGTCGCGGAGGCGCTGCTCGTGCTGCAGGAGCAGCACTGCGTGCACCGCGACCTGAAGCCCGCCAACATCATGGTCGACGGCGACCGCGCCGTCCTCATCGACCTCGGCATCGCCAAGCTGTTCGACACCGCGACGTCCACCCAGCCCGTCGGGACGCTCGCGTACATGGCGCCGGAGCTGTTCGCCCGGCGCGTGCACCCCCGCTCGGACGTCTACGCGCTCGGGCTGCTGCTGATCTTCGCGAGCACGGGCGTCGTGCCGGCCGACCTGAACTTCCTCGGCCGCGACCTCGAGGCCGAGGACCTCGTGCGCGAGGTGCCGGACGACCTCGTCGGGGTGCCGGCCGGGACGGAGCTCGCCCCGTCCCCGGCCGAGCTGCCCGAGATCGACCCCCACCTGCAGGACCTGATCCTGTCGATGACGCGGTACCAGCCGAACCACCGTCCCGCGCTCGAGAGCGTCGCCGCGGTGCTCCGCGCCCGGCTCGCCGGGCAGGTCGCCGACGACACCCTGCTCCTCACGCAGCGGATCGTGGCGGACGGCGCCACCGCGGCCGAGCGGGCGCTCGGCCCCGTCGCCGGGCTGTCCGCCGCGACCGGAGCACCCGTCCGGCCCGGGCCGCCCGCGGAGGACGCGCCGACCGGGACCGACGCCGTCGTGGGTCGGGCCCGGGAGCCGTGGCACGCCCTCGTCTACGACGCCACGCTCATGAGCGTGCTCGCCGAGGTGCACGGCGACGGGTTCGACGGCGCGGCCTCGGAGGTCATCGCCGACCACGTGGCGAGCATCGGGGCGCACGTCGCCGACGGGCGGACCCCCGCCGAGCTCAAGGACTGGCTCTGGCAGGCGATGCAGTGGCAGGCCGCCACCCCTCCTGCCGGGCACCCGGACACCCTGCGCGGGTGGCGGGCGTACCGTCGCCCGCCGCACGTGACGCCGGCCCGGCCCGCGCCCGTGGTCCGCGTCGCCCGGCTGCGCACCGACGAGCCCGACGGCGTCCCGGCGCGCGGCGCGGCGGGCGGCGCGGCGGGCGGCGCGGCGGGCGGACGTGCCTGGCCGGTAGCCGTCCGGCGGGTCTCCACGCTGGGCCGACCGCCGTCGGGGGCTGCCCCCGCGGAGCCTGCGCCCGCGGCCGTCGCGGGGACCCGGGTGATGGACTCCCCCGACCTCGTCGCCACGCAGGTCGGGCGCCCGGTCCCGCCGTCGGTCCCGCCGCGCCGGAGCCCGGTCCAGCACCTGGGTCCCACACCGCGGTCGGCTCGGCCGCGCATCACGGGCGCGGCCGTCACGAGCGCCCCGGCCCCGCAGCCCTCCGTCGCGCAGCAGACCGCTCCCGCGTTCCCCGCGTCGCCGCAGCAGCCCGCGGCACCGACGGCCGGGGCGTCGTCACGGTCGAGAGCGTCGTCGCGGTCGGCAGCGTCCTCGCGGTCCGCGGCGTCGTCGCCCGTGGACCGGTCCCGGATCGGGGGCGCGCTCCTGCGCGCGCTGCCGCGCCTGCTCGCGGTCCTCGCCGTGCTGCGCACGCTGTGGCTCGTGCCCGACGGCGCGGCCCGGCGGAGCGCGCCGTTCATCCCGCTGCCGCCGCAGCTCCTGGAGAACCTGCGCGTCTCGGTCGACCTGGCCCCGCTCGTCGACGGCCCCGTGCTCGCCCTGGCGGCGCTCGCGGTGGCCGTGGTGCTGCGCGTCGCCGGGCGGCGGACGTGGGTCTGGCCGTACGCGCTCCTCGCGTCCGCGTCCGTCGTCGCCACGGCGGTGCTCGTCCTGCGCGGCTGA
- a CDS encoding DUF255 domain-containing protein: MVNRLADAVSPYLRQHADNPVDWYPWGAEAFGEARRRDVPVMVSVGYATCHWCHVMARESFSDPAVGAQLARGFVAVKVDREEHPDVDASLLAAASAFTSDLGWPLTVFTTPDGAPFYAGTYWPPVPVAGRPAFRDVLDAVAQAWELRRDQAVETGETIRAALRDAAAGRRTGVPRAAATTVAAPGEPGAPSGADAGPVGRLADHARTVVDRLEAAEDRVHGGFGGAPKFPVAPTLELLLDLAASSVVDPEVARRALVLAGRTLDAMASSPLRDVDGGFFRYATRPDWSEPHYERMLYDNAQLLSAATTLAVLRRTGPVDGPLRTPAPAPGTPDPGEGAARVAADVGRFLLRVLRLADGAFASAQDSESVVDGERVEGGYYLLPPAERARHEPPRLDTKVLTGWNGLAIEALARAGHHLDLPDLTDAARAAADRLLATHVRSDGTLVRASEKGVASGAVATLEDHGALATALLVLGGLTGEARYVREGVRLVDATLGADGELRAPQGTDPVLTGLGLAAGAAADASEGAVPSGTTAAARAALLAHLATGEPRYRDAARAHVAASPTASEHPLGAAGVLRVAVGLAEPPHQLVLVADPELREAFRQVARDWYHPGALLLGATPGDAAALAVDGVGLLAGRGPGAYLCADFVCRLPASDPDALRAQLGG, translated from the coding sequence ATGGTCAACCGCCTCGCCGACGCCGTGAGCCCGTACCTGCGTCAGCACGCCGACAACCCCGTCGACTGGTACCCGTGGGGCGCCGAGGCGTTCGGGGAGGCGCGGCGCCGCGACGTGCCGGTCATGGTGTCGGTCGGGTACGCGACGTGCCACTGGTGCCACGTCATGGCGCGCGAGAGCTTCTCCGACCCCGCGGTCGGCGCGCAGCTCGCGCGCGGCTTCGTGGCGGTGAAGGTCGACCGGGAGGAGCACCCCGACGTCGACGCGAGCCTCCTCGCCGCCGCGAGCGCGTTCACGTCGGACCTCGGCTGGCCGCTCACCGTGTTCACGACGCCGGACGGCGCCCCGTTCTACGCGGGCACCTACTGGCCGCCGGTCCCCGTGGCGGGGCGGCCCGCGTTCCGGGACGTGCTCGACGCCGTCGCGCAGGCGTGGGAGCTGCGGCGCGACCAGGCCGTCGAGACGGGGGAGACGATCCGCGCCGCGCTCCGGGACGCGGCCGCGGGGCGGCGGACGGGGGTGCCGCGCGCCGCGGCGACGACGGTCGCCGCTCCGGGGGAGCCCGGCGCACCCTCCGGGGCCGACGCTGGACCGGTCGGCCGGCTCGCCGACCATGCGCGGACGGTCGTCGACCGGCTCGAGGCCGCGGAGGACCGCGTGCACGGCGGGTTCGGCGGCGCGCCGAAGTTCCCCGTCGCGCCGACGCTCGAGCTCCTGCTCGACCTGGCGGCGTCGTCCGTCGTGGACCCCGAGGTCGCGCGGCGCGCCCTCGTCCTCGCCGGCCGCACGCTCGATGCCATGGCGTCGAGCCCGCTGCGCGACGTCGACGGCGGGTTCTTCCGGTACGCGACCCGGCCCGACTGGTCGGAGCCGCACTACGAGCGGATGCTCTACGACAACGCCCAGCTCCTCTCGGCCGCGACGACGCTCGCCGTGCTCCGGCGCACCGGGCCGGTGGACGGCCCGCTCCGCACGCCCGCGCCCGCTCCCGGGACGCCGGACCCGGGCGAGGGCGCCGCGCGGGTCGCGGCCGACGTCGGGCGCTTCCTGCTGCGCGTGCTGCGCCTCGCCGACGGCGCGTTCGCGAGCGCGCAGGACTCCGAGTCCGTCGTCGACGGCGAGCGCGTCGAGGGTGGCTACTACCTGCTCCCGCCCGCCGAGCGGGCGCGTCACGAGCCGCCCCGGCTCGACACCAAGGTGCTCACCGGCTGGAACGGTCTCGCGATCGAGGCGCTCGCGCGCGCCGGCCACCACCTCGACCTGCCCGACCTCACCGACGCGGCGCGCGCCGCCGCCGACCGGCTCCTCGCGACGCACGTGCGGTCCGACGGGACGCTCGTGCGGGCCTCGGAGAAGGGCGTCGCGTCGGGCGCCGTCGCGACGCTCGAGGACCACGGCGCGCTCGCGACCGCGCTCCTCGTCCTCGGCGGCCTGACGGGAGAGGCCCGGTACGTGCGCGAGGGCGTGCGCCTCGTCGACGCGACCCTCGGCGCGGACGGCGAGCTGCGGGCCCCGCAGGGCACCGACCCCGTGCTCACCGGCCTCGGGCTCGCGGCGGGCGCCGCCGCGGACGCGTCGGAGGGCGCGGTGCCGTCCGGCACGACGGCCGCCGCGCGGGCCGCGCTGCTCGCCCACCTCGCGACGGGCGAGCCCCGCTACCGGGACGCCGCCCGCGCGCACGTCGCCGCGTCGCCGACGGCGAGCGAGCACCCGCTCGGCGCGGCCGGGGTGCTGCGCGTCGCCGTCGGGCTCGCCGAGCCGCCCCACCAGCTCGTGCTCGTCGCGGACCCGGAGCTCCGCGAGGCGTTCCGGCAGGTCGCGCGGGACTGGTACCACCCGGGCGCGCTGCTCCTCGGCGCGACGCCCGGCGACGCCGCGGCGCTCGCGGTCGACGGCGTCGGGCTCCTCGCCGGCCGCGGACCGGGCGCGTACCTGTGCGCCGACTTCGTGTGCCGGCTCCCGGCGTCGGACCCCGACGCGCTGCGGGCCCAGCTCGGCGGCTGA
- a CDS encoding dsRBD fold-containing protein, which yields MRASVGDRIVTASGVVGGAVRDGVVVELRHEDGSPPYLVEWTDTGERTLVYPGSDSYVEHVPGAEAGSGAGSTKVWRVQVSVVESEGRTTAEAVLVAEVPGHVRTVGRARRDPHDLDVPLIGDEIAVGRALRRLADRLLDDAESDIESSTGVPAHVHL from the coding sequence ATGAGGGCATCGGTCGGGGACAGGATCGTGACCGCCTCGGGGGTCGTCGGCGGAGCGGTGCGCGACGGGGTGGTGGTCGAGCTGCGGCACGAGGACGGGTCGCCCCCGTACCTCGTCGAGTGGACCGACACGGGGGAGCGCACGCTCGTCTACCCGGGGTCGGACAGCTACGTCGAGCACGTGCCCGGCGCGGAGGCCGGGAGCGGGGCCGGCTCGACCAAGGTGTGGCGCGTGCAGGTGAGCGTCGTCGAGTCGGAAGGTCGCACGACGGCGGAGGCCGTGCTGGTCGCGGAGGTGCCCGGTCACGTGCGGACGGTCGGGCGCGCGCGGCGGGACCCGCACGACCTGGACGTCCCGCTCATCGGTGACGAGATCGCCGTCGGGCGCGCGCTGCGGCGGCTCGCGGACCGGCTGCTGGACGACGCCGAGTCCGACATCGAGTCGTCGACGGGCGTCCCGGCGCACGTGCACCTGTGA
- a CDS encoding acylphosphatase, which yields MTAAPDAPVALRAVVHGRVQGVGFRWATRERLTVLGLDGAATNRPDGTVEVVATGPRDAVDRLVAWLRDGTTPGHVTRVDVDAREG from the coding sequence GTGACGGCGGCACCCGACGCGCCGGTCGCCCTGCGAGCCGTCGTGCACGGGCGCGTGCAGGGCGTCGGGTTCCGCTGGGCGACGCGCGAGCGGCTCACCGTGCTGGGCCTCGACGGGGCGGCGACGAACCGTCCCGACGGCACGGTGGAGGTCGTCGCCACCGGGCCGCGGGACGCCGTCGACCGGCTCGTGGCGTGGCTGCGCGACGGTACGACGCCGGGGCACGTCACCCGGGTCGACGTCGACGCGCGCGAGGGGTGA
- a CDS encoding M15 family metallopeptidase, producing the protein MTVTSTPPSTGPSGYPTGRERRHARGTGRRRGVWVAVVVTLALLLGAAGGGLVWYRGSTYDDLAAQATTAQTLLTTSDGKVADPAVRDALAVEVDDTRALLGASFVDRMTTGTTGATASLEQASQAVHASMLEHARAQVEAARTSLAPVQEQGEKIYAATEGLGADEAVRARLREALDAAAATAETAGAGAAADDLAALEQAVLDLEADLASVATSTEEMSTAQDAVSCPAPDQVWDPDGGRVPDSALAAIPWSPSDRVRADVLDGLVALDAAYLERFGVHLTINSSYRTYEEQAGLYDPSSPIAAPPGCSNHGLGFAVDLGGGVQAFGTPQYEWLKQNAEAFGWTHPDFAEPDGRVPEPWHWESVLARADS; encoded by the coding sequence GTGACCGTCACGAGCACCCCACCCTCCACCGGCCCCTCGGGCTACCCGACCGGGCGGGAGCGGCGGCATGCCCGGGGGACGGGTCGGCGCCGCGGCGTGTGGGTCGCGGTCGTCGTGACGCTGGCGCTCCTCCTCGGTGCCGCCGGCGGCGGGCTGGTCTGGTACCGGGGGTCGACCTACGACGACCTGGCCGCGCAGGCCACCACGGCGCAGACCCTGCTCACGACGTCCGACGGGAAGGTCGCCGACCCCGCGGTCCGGGACGCCCTCGCGGTCGAGGTCGACGACACGCGCGCCCTGCTCGGGGCGTCGTTCGTCGACCGGATGACGACCGGCACGACGGGCGCGACCGCGTCCCTGGAGCAGGCGTCGCAGGCCGTGCACGCCTCGATGCTGGAGCACGCGCGGGCCCAGGTCGAGGCGGCCCGCACGAGCCTCGCGCCCGTCCAGGAGCAGGGCGAGAAGATCTACGCCGCCACGGAGGGCCTGGGCGCCGACGAGGCGGTGCGCGCCCGGCTCCGGGAGGCGCTCGACGCGGCCGCGGCGACGGCGGAGACCGCCGGGGCGGGTGCGGCCGCCGACGACCTCGCCGCCCTGGAGCAGGCCGTGCTCGACCTGGAGGCCGACCTGGCGTCCGTCGCCACGTCGACCGAGGAGATGTCGACCGCGCAGGACGCCGTCTCCTGCCCCGCGCCGGACCAGGTGTGGGACCCCGACGGCGGACGCGTGCCGGACTCCGCCCTGGCCGCGATCCCGTGGTCGCCGTCGGACCGCGTGCGGGCCGACGTGCTCGACGGCCTCGTCGCGCTCGACGCGGCGTACCTCGAGCGGTTCGGCGTGCACCTGACGATCAACTCCTCCTACCGCACGTACGAGGAGCAGGCGGGCCTCTACGACCCGTCGTCGCCGATCGCCGCGCCGCCCGGCTGCTCCAACCACGGTCTGGGGTTCGCCGTCGACCTGGGCGGCGGCGTCCAGGCGTTCGGCACACCTCAGTACGAGTGGCTCAAGCAGAACGCCGAGGCCTTCGGCTGGACGCACCCCGACTTCGCCGAGCCGGACGGCCGCGTGCCCGAGCCGTGGCACTGGGAGTCGGTCCTGGCCCGCGCGGACTCCTGA